One stretch of Cohnella algarum DNA includes these proteins:
- a CDS encoding CpsD/CapB family tyrosine-protein kinase: MGLSSVLSQQCSLEEAIQETKIPGLSVITSGPIPPNPAEMVASKRMSSVIAELRERFDIVLIDSPPTLAVTDAQLLSTRCDGVILVLDHGKVKREIALKAKEGLDKVGAKILGVVINNVKRRKSEGYYYYYYGDKNN, encoded by the coding sequence ATGGGGCTATCCTCCGTTCTGTCCCAGCAATGCAGCCTGGAGGAGGCGATTCAGGAAACGAAAATTCCCGGCCTGTCCGTCATTACATCCGGTCCGATTCCGCCGAATCCGGCGGAAATGGTTGCTTCGAAGCGCATGTCCAGTGTCATTGCAGAGCTTCGCGAACGGTTCGATATTGTTTTAATCGATTCGCCGCCGACGTTGGCCGTTACCGACGCCCAATTGTTATCGACGCGTTGCGACGGCGTAATTCTGGTATTGGACCATGGAAAAGTAAAACGGGAAATCGCATTAAAAGCCAAGGAAGGCCTGGATAAGGTTGGAGCCAAAATTCTCGGCGTCGTCATCAACAACGTCAAACGCAGAAAAAGCGAAGGCTACTACTATTACTACTACGGCGATAAAAATAATTAA
- a CDS encoding Wzz/FepE/Etk N-terminal domain-containing protein — translation MSNELDLRDYFRIVRKRIWWIVSFVLIVTIAAGIYSKFVIEPVYEASTKIIVNRASDNTTVQQLDLNEVNTYIKMIDTYKEIIKTPAILDKVVANHPEFGLTSEQLMRKIKVSSVNNTQVMTVIVNDLSYSKAAQIANAVSEIFKQEIPTLFNVQNVSILNEAKLEPAQQPSPVSPNVMLNTIIAFIVSLMLAVGVVFLLEYLDDTMKTEADVEQVLGLPTLAMITRMGPEEMAEAKPSESVSIKQAGELSRVTTGK, via the coding sequence GTGTCCAATGAATTGGATCTCCGCGATTACTTTCGCATCGTCCGGAAGCGGATCTGGTGGATCGTAAGTTTCGTGCTAATCGTCACGATCGCGGCAGGCATCTACAGCAAATTCGTAATCGAGCCTGTTTACGAAGCCTCGACGAAGATCATCGTCAATCGCGCTTCCGACAACACGACCGTACAGCAATTGGATTTAAATGAAGTCAACACATACATCAAAATGATCGACACTTACAAAGAAATCATCAAAACGCCCGCCATTCTGGATAAAGTCGTCGCCAATCACCCCGAATTCGGCCTGACTTCCGAGCAGCTGATGCGCAAGATCAAGGTGAGCTCGGTCAACAATACGCAAGTGATGACGGTTATCGTGAACGACCTCTCCTATTCGAAAGCAGCCCAAATCGCCAACGCCGTCTCCGAAATTTTCAAACAGGAAATTCCTACTTTATTTAACGTTCAAAATGTCTCGATTCTGAACGAGGCCAAGCTGGAGCCCGCCCAACAGCCGAGCCCGGTTTCGCCCAACGTCATGTTGAATACGATCATCGCGTTTATCGTATCTCTGATGCTTGCGGTCGGCGTCGTGTTTTTGCTCGAGTATTTGGACGATACGATGAAGACGGAAGCGGATGTGGAACAAGTTCTCGGTCTCCCGACATTGGCGATGATTACGAGAATGGGGCCGGAGGAAATGGCGGAGGCGAAACCGAGCGAATCGGTATCCATCAAACAGGCAGGTGAGCTATCCCGTGTCACGACCGGCAAATAA
- a CDS encoding tyrosine-protein phosphatase produces the protein MIDIHTHILPGLDDGAQTWEDALDMARAAVAEGIDTVIATPHHANGAYSNEAEAIRRRAEQFRERLAEEGIPLRVECGQEIRVHDDLLDAWQRGELLSLAGSDFVLLEMPTGRIPSGMADLIHELKIMGKRPIIAHPERNSEVLRYPERLSQLVEVGAYAQVTTHSLLGLFGKKAEESAWSLCRAGLIHIVSSDAHHVERRGFRLQEAYELISSKLGEKFKENFRQNAASVLYNRPLNESVVFEKSVNIWGKIAGFLRKS, from the coding sequence ATGATCGATATTCACACGCATATTCTGCCCGGTCTCGACGACGGCGCGCAAACGTGGGAAGACGCCCTGGACATGGCCCGTGCCGCGGTGGCGGAAGGAATCGACACCGTCATCGCGACGCCGCACCATGCCAACGGAGCATATTCGAACGAGGCGGAGGCGATCCGGCGTAGGGCGGAGCAGTTCCGCGAGCGTCTGGCAGAGGAGGGCATACCGCTGCGGGTCGAATGCGGACAGGAAATCCGGGTTCACGACGACCTGCTGGACGCCTGGCAGCGCGGCGAGCTGCTGTCTCTGGCGGGATCCGACTTTGTCTTGCTCGAGATGCCGACGGGGCGCATTCCGTCCGGTATGGCGGATTTGATTCACGAGTTGAAGATCATGGGGAAGAGGCCAATTATCGCGCACCCCGAGCGCAACTCGGAAGTCCTTCGTTACCCGGAGCGCCTTTCGCAGCTGGTCGAGGTCGGAGCGTACGCCCAAGTGACGACGCATTCGCTCCTCGGCCTGTTCGGCAAGAAGGCGGAAGAGTCGGCCTGGTCTTTGTGCCGCGCCGGTCTGATCCATATCGTGTCTTCGGATGCGCACCATGTGGAGCGCCGGGGATTCAGGTTGCAGGAAGCCTATGAGCTGATCTCTAGCAAATTGGGCGAAAAATTTAAGGAGAATTTTAGACAAAATGCAGCCTCCGTGCTGTATAATCGTCCATTGAACGAATCCGTTGTTTTTGAAAAAAGTGTGAATATTTGGGGGAAAATCGCAGGTTTTCTCAGGAAAAGTTGA
- a CDS encoding polysaccharide biosynthesis protein: MSPNVNDRKLVGFIDDDPQKHFLTAYNLPILGDRHAIESVVISHQIKEIIIAIPSAPKTVISEIINLCISTGAKVKMIPGIRDMVNGKISFSTMRDVDVEDLLGRDPVKTDLVGIAEYVEDKVVLVTGAGGSIGSELCRQISPFRPSRLLLLGHGENSIYNIEMELKRNFPHLHIEPIIADVQDRARIDYVFDLYRPQVVFHAAAHKHVPLMEKNPSEAVKNNVFGTQNVADSADKYGVDRFVLISSDKAVNPTSVMGATKRIAEMYVQSLNVHSKTKFASVRFGNVLGSRGSVIPLFKKQISAGGPVTVTHPDMVRYFMTIPEAVQLVIQAGALSKGGEIFILDMGEPVRILKLAEDLIRLSGYEPYVDIDIEFSGIRDGEKLYEELLTAEEGATKTQHERIYIGKPSIISQKELDLEFSRLERVIGEEPKVVKDAIESLVPILEFVS, from the coding sequence ATGAGTCCGAATGTGAACGATCGCAAGCTGGTCGGTTTCATCGACGACGACCCGCAAAAGCATTTCCTGACCGCTTATAATTTGCCGATACTGGGCGACCGCCATGCCATCGAATCAGTCGTTATCTCGCATCAAATCAAAGAAATCATTATCGCCATTCCTTCCGCTCCCAAGACCGTTATCTCCGAGATTATCAATCTTTGTATATCGACAGGCGCTAAAGTTAAAATGATTCCGGGCATTCGCGATATGGTCAACGGAAAAATCTCGTTCAGCACGATGCGGGACGTCGACGTCGAGGATTTGCTCGGCCGCGATCCGGTCAAGACCGATCTGGTCGGGATCGCCGAATATGTAGAGGACAAGGTCGTGCTCGTTACGGGAGCCGGCGGTTCGATCGGATCGGAGCTATGCCGGCAGATCTCGCCGTTCCGACCATCCAGGCTGCTGCTTCTCGGTCATGGAGAGAACAGCATCTACAACATTGAAATGGAATTGAAGCGTAATTTTCCGCATTTACATATAGAACCGATCATCGCCGACGTCCAGGATCGCGCGCGAATCGACTACGTATTCGATTTATATCGTCCTCAAGTCGTTTTTCACGCCGCAGCCCACAAACACGTTCCGCTCATGGAGAAAAACCCGTCGGAAGCGGTCAAAAACAACGTCTTCGGCACGCAAAACGTGGCCGACAGCGCCGACAAATACGGCGTCGACCGTTTCGTCCTCATTTCATCCGACAAGGCGGTCAACCCGACCAGCGTCATGGGAGCGACCAAGCGGATCGCGGAAATGTACGTCCAAAGCCTGAACGTACACAGCAAAACGAAATTCGCCTCCGTCCGCTTCGGCAACGTGCTGGGCAGCCGCGGCAGCGTCATTCCGCTTTTCAAAAAGCAAATTTCCGCTGGCGGTCCGGTCACCGTTACCCACCCGGACATGGTTCGCTACTTCATGACCATCCCGGAAGCCGTTCAGCTGGTCATTCAAGCCGGGGCCCTGTCGAAGGGCGGAGAAATCTTCATTCTCGATATGGGAGAACCGGTCCGCATTCTCAAACTGGCCGAAGATCTGATCCGGCTGTCCGGATACGAGCCGTACGTCGATATCGACATCGAGTTCTCGGGAATCCGCGACGGCGAGAAGCTGTACGAAGAACTGCTCACCGCGGAAGAAGGGGCCACGAAAACGCAGCACGAGCGAATTTACATCGGCAAGCCCAGCATTATCAGCCAGAAAGAACTGGATCTCGAGTTCAGCCGACTGGAGAGAGTCATCGGCGAGGAGCCGAAAGTGGTTAAGGATGCGATTGAGAGTTTGGTTCCGATATTGGAGTTTGTGTCTTGA
- a CDS encoding S-layer homology domain-containing protein — protein sequence MSLKRKVTATTLAASLAVTAFAGIPLSSKGLAQKLGFNNVASAASVGSISYGVYSVTDIVYGVKGILDNANKTAPYSVAEKVYLDSVNSVVYVTYDDGGKGYFDDIFAPVKGKITIGGAPISGQDSANVDILTAALIKLAFGLDEHPILALDNDADVLATLTKLEAESGLDLTKEELYGLLYGTNGLITLINNQLNATGGVPTAGYTALLESVFADFVANNEGLDAFGITAADLKQAFLGFREAVGTQLFDQAVLELAAAYYTYTHPVVGGGGGGVVTDTTLADAKNALAAIKAKLATATDAEKQALIDEALKVAFEAIAKLAQFNASSYVREVDGKAVVSLTASNLAQLFGNVEQLKASLVDAIGADNAAKLKKPTLLIDLGNVTLSSSVVNLAKDIAAKASELNFGFVAIKVSGATTKFPISAVNGDVIFTLDRTAASTAQTGGRPAVTDVFNYGLSVNGTVYDEFNEPVQIQIPLVNTTGIDTELTTVLKIDGSTQSVEGGVYGDGVLTENRYTFSSYVGVENDVTFSDVASVQSWAGREIKVVAAKGAIEGRGDGKYDPRANVTRAEFAKILVEALDLDNPNASSTKFSDVPANAWYAPAVAAAVDNGIINGRSETRFDPLAPISRAEIATMISRALQVAKGVQAVSDVDVALANFSDASTIPSSLKSGVALAASKNIVIGNEGKFSPNANASRAEAAVIVYRALNVEAE from the coding sequence ATGTCTTTGAAGAGAAAAGTGACAGCAACGACTTTGGCAGCAAGCTTGGCCGTAACCGCATTCGCGGGTATTCCGCTGAGCAGCAAGGGACTCGCGCAGAAGCTTGGTTTCAACAACGTGGCTTCCGCTGCTTCCGTAGGTTCGATTTCTTACGGCGTATACAGCGTGACGGACATTGTTTATGGGGTTAAGGGCATTCTTGACAACGCGAATAAGACCGCTCCTTATAGCGTTGCGGAAAAAGTATACCTGGACAGCGTCAATAGCGTTGTTTACGTAACTTATGACGACGGCGGAAAAGGCTATTTCGATGACATCTTCGCTCCTGTCAAAGGCAAGATTACCATTGGCGGAGCGCCGATTTCCGGCCAGGATTCCGCAAATGTGGACATTTTGACTGCAGCGCTGATCAAGCTTGCGTTCGGCTTGGACGAGCATCCGATTCTGGCTCTTGACAACGACGCCGATGTTCTTGCTACGTTGACCAAGCTTGAAGCCGAATCCGGCCTGGATCTTACCAAGGAAGAGCTGTACGGTCTCCTTTATGGCACGAACGGTTTGATCACGCTCATCAACAACCAGTTGAATGCGACGGGCGGGGTTCCGACTGCGGGCTACACGGCTCTCCTTGAATCCGTGTTTGCCGATTTTGTGGCTAACAACGAGGGACTTGATGCGTTTGGAATTACCGCAGCCGACCTGAAGCAAGCATTCCTGGGCTTCCGGGAAGCTGTAGGAACCCAATTGTTCGACCAGGCCGTTCTCGAACTGGCAGCCGCCTACTACACGTACACGCACCCGGTTGTCGGCGGCGGCGGTGGCGGCGTCGTAACCGACACGACGCTTGCCGACGCGAAGAACGCTCTTGCCGCTATCAAGGCTAAGCTTGCAACCGCAACCGATGCCGAGAAGCAAGCGCTGATCGACGAAGCGCTCAAAGTCGCGTTCGAAGCTATTGCGAAGCTGGCTCAATTCAACGCTTCCTCGTACGTGCGCGAAGTTGACGGCAAAGCTGTCGTATCCTTGACGGCCAGCAACCTCGCTCAACTGTTCGGCAATGTCGAACAACTGAAAGCTTCGCTTGTCGACGCTATCGGTGCCGACAATGCAGCGAAGCTGAAGAAGCCGACGCTGCTGATCGATCTCGGCAACGTTACGCTTTCGTCCAGCGTCGTCAACCTGGCGAAAGACATCGCCGCGAAAGCATCCGAACTGAACTTTGGATTCGTTGCGATCAAGGTTTCCGGCGCCACGACGAAGTTCCCGATCAGCGCCGTCAACGGCGACGTGATCTTTACGCTCGACAGAACGGCTGCTTCGACGGCTCAAACCGGCGGCCGCCCGGCGGTAACGGACGTATTCAACTACGGCCTGTCGGTTAACGGCACCGTTTATGACGAGTTCAACGAACCGGTTCAAATCCAAATTCCGCTGGTCAATACGACCGGCATCGATACGGAACTGACGACCGTCCTGAAAATCGACGGCAGCACGCAATCGGTTGAAGGCGGCGTATACGGCGACGGCGTTCTGACGGAAAACCGTTACACGTTCTCCTCGTACGTCGGCGTTGAAAACGACGTAACGTTCAGCGACGTGGCAAGCGTTCAATCGTGGGCCGGCCGCGAAATCAAAGTTGTCGCCGCTAAAGGCGCAATCGAAGGCCGCGGCGACGGCAAGTACGATCCGCGTGCGAACGTAACGCGCGCCGAATTTGCGAAGATTCTCGTCGAAGCTCTTGATCTCGACAACCCGAACGCATCGTCTACCAAATTCAGCGACGTTCCGGCAAACGCTTGGTATGCACCGGCTGTAGCCGCAGCGGTTGACAATGGCATCATCAACGGCCGCTCCGAAACTCGCTTCGATCCGCTTGCGCCGATCTCCCGCGCCGAGATCGCTACGATGATCTCCCGCGCGCTGCAAGTGGCGAAGGGCGTACAAGCCGTGTCCGACGTTGACGTTGCTCTCGCTAACTTCTCGGATGCCAGCACGATTCCGTCGTCCCTGAAATCCGGCGTAGCTCTTGCGGCCAGCAAGAACATCGTCATCGGCAACGAAGGCAAATTCAGCCCGAACGCGAATGCGAGCCGTGCGGAAGCTGCCGTCATCGTCTACCGCGCTCTGAACGTTGAAGCGGAATAA
- a CDS encoding alpha/beta-type small acid-soluble spore protein, which yields MANRRNRKLVPECGTALDQMKYEVASELGVPFGHNAGGLDAEFAGELGSVQAGFGGGSSYLGHLTAREAGSVGGEITKRLVRRAQQTQL from the coding sequence ATGGCAAACAGAAGAAACCGGAAGCTGGTGCCGGAATGCGGCACGGCGTTGGATCAAATGAAGTACGAAGTGGCTTCGGAGCTGGGCGTGCCGTTCGGCCATAACGCGGGCGGGCTGGATGCGGAGTTTGCCGGCGAGCTGGGCAGCGTGCAAGCGGGATTCGGCGGAGGCTCCTCCTATCTCGGCCATTTGACGGCAAGGGAAGCGGGATCCGTCGGCGGGGAAATTACGAAACGGCTCGTCCGGCGCGCCCAACAAACGCAACTGTAA
- a CDS encoding Ig-like domain-containing protein, whose protein sequence is MAACYRPYRSNVRLRRRKRRVFGRGGADRGRGGPVVTSLFPADDASSVPSNTKLRIQFDEPVKAGSGEIEIKNSATFETVAKYNVATNSPNIQLNYNATAVTITPDANLLAGGSGYYVIVPAGAFTNGAGAPFAGITDPLSWNFQIGGWDTAAPTVLTYAPAPNGVANSLGTNLSLKFNEAVIPGPGNIIVKDLSNGTDTVIPANSDRVSGAGTDTITISPGTFAANMVYAVQIGDNALSDAAGNFYPGIAANDTTTWRFTVTKDTNVPELVSVSPASGVNYVKETEVLKMTFNKPVQGANGQKGTALLDGGTDHVPLTIGVDPSNPNALTLTPDTPFRQASKYVVQIPADAVTDLSGNYFPGILNNYRWTFQTVGSDKIAPGLSSAKIEGANILLTYNEDLDETSVPYASNYYVVVNDVPRQVNGVAVSGKEVRLVLQSGVTVGQTVKLSYTIGDRPLRDKSGNNAAALNGQAVSNTTDTTLPKPVSGTVSGATLTLTFNKSLSAATTPSASQFTVSVGGSARGVSGVSISGANVILSLGFSIGNGEAAAVSYAPGTAPLVDLSGNAVAAFTSFYVQNATDTVPPTLVSGTASGSVVKLVFSEGLNPSRVPLKSSFSVLVNGTAATVSSVAIANNTVELTLSRALSANQQVQVTYVPGSPAIADLAGNPAGTISAYQIIVGSATAGGATLSSLVLNGTTLTLTYSSALNASVVPNALQYVVQTNGNNITVRSVAVSGQTVTLTLASAIPSGQAVTLTYFNSGVSLQDANGNKMEGFSNRTVTNESSSIPNAPDYLNSDGEGGLLLGLSAASTASSTTASGKSGNRYMIDADKMITSLAMLKSSTTQVTAQQLTFKVPDTETAGMVGLPLRGLISGASMNSGASFRVAHGNLIYTIPLNAIDFNQELSLIGGDVSSAYLYLTMEQTANSSLSAAIGNRTATPQATAAAFSMVVVSGGNQREVSNYNAGGSVKKTFALGSASALPSETAVVRWDDQYGDAVYAPTSIESSANGVRVSTEAKENGTFAVVGKTNRIFSDMNSHWARNDVAILASKFIVDGPTRTTFAPAQNITRAEFAKFIARGLGLPGDRSAAAKFSDVGANGANAAYIGAVSNVGIVQGTEKGTFNPNASITREEMATMMLRAMTYAGVQPSSSANTLSRFTDGNAVSNWARSAVAGNVEAGVMNGVSATKFQPKSNASRAEAAAMVKRMLEYAELLES, encoded by the coding sequence ATGGCTGCTTGTTATCGCCCTTATCGCTCAAACGTTCGCCTCCGCCGGCGCAAGCGCCGCGTCTTCGGGCGCGGAGGTGCGGATCGCGGCCGCGGGGGACCGGTCGTCACGTCCCTGTTCCCGGCCGACGACGCAAGTTCGGTCCCGTCCAATACGAAGCTGCGAATCCAGTTCGACGAACCCGTAAAAGCCGGCTCCGGGGAAATCGAGATCAAAAATTCCGCCACGTTCGAGACGGTTGCGAAATACAACGTGGCCACGAACTCGCCCAACATTCAACTTAACTACAATGCCACCGCCGTGACGATTACGCCGGACGCGAATCTGCTGGCCGGGGGAAGCGGCTATTACGTCATCGTTCCGGCAGGCGCTTTCACGAACGGCGCCGGAGCCCCGTTTGCCGGCATTACCGATCCGCTGTCCTGGAATTTTCAGATCGGCGGTTGGGATACGGCCGCTCCGACGGTGCTGACGTACGCCCCGGCGCCGAACGGCGTCGCCAATTCGCTGGGCACGAATCTATCGCTTAAGTTCAACGAAGCGGTGATTCCGGGCCCCGGAAACATTATCGTCAAGGACTTGTCAAACGGCACGGACACGGTTATTCCGGCGAACTCCGACCGGGTTTCGGGAGCCGGCACCGACACGATTACGATCTCCCCGGGAACGTTTGCCGCCAACATGGTGTACGCCGTCCAAATCGGAGACAACGCGCTGAGCGACGCGGCGGGCAACTTTTATCCGGGAATCGCGGCGAACGATACGACGACCTGGCGTTTTACCGTTACGAAGGATACGAACGTTCCCGAGCTCGTCAGCGTGTCGCCGGCTTCGGGCGTGAACTATGTGAAAGAAACCGAAGTTTTGAAAATGACGTTCAACAAGCCGGTCCAAGGCGCAAACGGCCAAAAAGGAACGGCCCTGCTGGATGGCGGCACCGACCATGTGCCGCTGACGATCGGCGTCGATCCTTCGAACCCGAACGCGCTGACGTTGACGCCGGATACGCCGTTCAGGCAAGCGTCCAAATACGTCGTCCAGATTCCGGCCGATGCCGTAACCGATCTGTCCGGCAACTATTTTCCCGGCATTTTGAACAATTATCGCTGGACCTTCCAGACCGTCGGCTCCGACAAGATTGCCCCCGGGCTGTCGTCCGCCAAAATCGAAGGCGCGAACATTTTGCTGACGTATAACGAGGATTTGGACGAAACGTCCGTGCCTTACGCGTCCAACTATTACGTCGTCGTCAACGACGTGCCGCGGCAGGTAAACGGCGTCGCGGTGTCCGGCAAAGAAGTGCGCCTCGTGCTGCAATCCGGCGTTACCGTCGGGCAAACGGTCAAGCTGAGCTATACGATCGGCGACCGTCCGCTGCGGGACAAATCGGGCAACAACGCCGCCGCCTTGAATGGGCAAGCGGTATCGAACACGACCGACACGACGCTGCCCAAGCCCGTCAGCGGAACGGTAAGCGGCGCGACGCTGACGCTGACGTTCAACAAATCGCTGAGCGCCGCGACGACGCCGTCGGCTTCCCAGTTCACGGTCAGCGTGGGCGGTTCCGCCCGCGGAGTGAGCGGGGTATCGATCAGCGGGGCCAACGTCATTCTTTCGCTCGGCTTCTCGATCGGCAACGGAGAAGCGGCGGCGGTCAGCTACGCCCCCGGAACGGCTCCGCTCGTCGATTTGAGCGGAAACGCCGTGGCGGCGTTCACCAGCTTCTATGTTCAAAACGCAACCGATACCGTGCCGCCGACGCTGGTCTCCGGCACCGCTTCGGGGAGCGTGGTCAAGCTTGTTTTCAGCGAAGGTTTGAATCCGTCCCGCGTTCCGTTGAAATCCAGCTTCTCCGTGCTCGTTAACGGGACGGCGGCGACCGTCTCTTCCGTCGCCATCGCGAACAATACGGTAGAGTTGACGCTTTCCCGGGCGCTGTCGGCGAATCAGCAAGTCCAGGTTACGTATGTTCCCGGATCCCCGGCGATCGCCGATCTTGCGGGCAACCCGGCGGGAACGATCAGCGCCTACCAGATCATCGTAGGGTCGGCGACGGCCGGCGGCGCGACGCTGTCGTCCCTGGTCCTCAATGGCACGACGCTGACGCTGACGTACTCTTCCGCGCTGAACGCATCCGTCGTTCCGAACGCGCTGCAGTACGTCGTGCAAACGAACGGGAACAACATCACCGTCCGCAGCGTCGCCGTTTCGGGCCAGACCGTCACGCTGACGCTTGCTTCCGCCATTCCCTCCGGCCAGGCGGTCACTCTGACCTATTTCAATTCGGGGGTATCGCTGCAGGATGCGAACGGAAACAAGATGGAGGGCTTCTCCAACCGGACCGTCACGAACGAATCGTCGTCGATCCCGAATGCGCCCGACTATTTGAATTCGGACGGGGAGGGCGGACTGCTGCTCGGGTTAAGCGCGGCCTCTACCGCCTCCTCGACGACGGCATCGGGCAAATCGGGCAACCGCTACATGATCGACGCGGACAAGATGATTACTTCGCTTGCGATGCTGAAATCGAGCACGACGCAGGTGACCGCGCAGCAATTGACGTTCAAAGTTCCGGACACCGAAACGGCCGGGATGGTCGGACTGCCGCTCCGCGGGCTGATCAGCGGAGCTTCCATGAACTCGGGCGCATCGTTCCGAGTGGCGCATGGCAATTTGATCTATACGATTCCGCTGAACGCGATCGACTTCAATCAGGAGCTTTCGCTCATCGGCGGCGATGTCTCCTCGGCCTACTTGTATTTGACGATGGAGCAGACGGCCAACAGCTCGCTCTCCGCCGCGATCGGAAACCGTACCGCGACGCCGCAAGCGACGGCCGCCGCGTTTTCGATGGTGGTCGTGTCCGGCGGCAATCAGCGGGAAGTTTCCAATTACAATGCGGGCGGCAGCGTGAAAAAGACGTTCGCGCTCGGTTCGGCATCGGCGCTCCCTTCGGAGACGGCCGTCGTGCGCTGGGACGACCAGTACGGCGATGCGGTGTATGCGCCGACCTCGATCGAAAGCTCCGCAAACGGCGTAAGAGTGAGCACCGAAGCGAAAGAAAACGGGACCTTTGCCGTCGTTGGAAAAACAAACCGGATTTTTTCGGACATGAATTCGCATTGGGCGCGCAACGATGTGGCGATTCTTGCGTCTAAATTTATTGTAGACGGTCCGACGAGGACGACCTTCGCTCCCGCCCAGAACATTACCCGGGCCGAGTTCGCGAAGTTTATCGCCCGCGGCCTCGGCCTCCCCGGAGATCGAAGCGCCGCGGCCAAGTTCAGCGATGTCGGCGCGAACGGGGCGAACGCGGCCTATATCGGGGCGGTCAGCAACGTCGGAATCGTTCAAGGCACCGAGAAAGGCACATTTAACCCGAACGCCTCCATCACCCGTGAAGAGATGGCGACGATGATGCTGCGCGCGATGACGTATGCCGGCGTGCAGCCTTCTTCCTCGGCCAACACCTTGTCCCGCTTTACGGACGGGAACGCGGTGAGTAACTGGGCCAGGAGCGCGGTTGCGGGGAATGTGGAAGCGGGGGTGATGAACGGCGTATCCGCGACGAAGTTCCAGCCGAAGTCGAACGCTTCTCGCGCCGAGGCGGCAGCCATGGTCAAGAGAATGCTGGAGTACGCCGAATTGCTCGAATCCTAA
- the metK gene encoding methionine adenosyltransferase, with protein sequence MSIKGRHLFTSESVTEGHPDKICDQISDAVLDAFLKVDPYARVACEVSVATGLVLVIGEISTKADYVDIPSLVRSTIREIGYTRAKYGFDASTCAVLTSLNEQSADIAQGVNAALESRDGKDVLQENADIGAGDQGLMFGFATNETPELMPLPIALAHRLSRRLSEVRKNGTLDYLRPDGKTQVTIEYEDGKPVRVDTIVISTQHAEEVTLEQIQQDIRAHVIAPVVPEEWLDKETKYFINPTGRFVIGGPQGDAGLTGRKIIVDTYGGYARHGGGAFSGKDPTKVDRSAAYAARYVAKNIVAAGLADKCEIQLAYAIGVATPVSINVDTYGTGKVPEEKLVELIRENFDLRPAGIIKMLDLRRPIYRQTAAYGHFGRNDLDLPWERLDKVELLKKGAVLA encoded by the coding sequence ATGTCGATAAAAGGTCGGCATCTCTTCACGTCCGAATCGGTCACGGAAGGCCATCCGGACAAAATATGCGATCAGATTTCCGATGCGGTGTTGGACGCATTTCTTAAAGTGGATCCGTACGCCCGCGTTGCTTGCGAAGTCTCGGTTGCCACTGGACTCGTACTCGTTATCGGCGAAATCAGCACGAAAGCCGATTATGTCGATATTCCATCCCTCGTGCGCAGCACGATTCGCGAAATCGGATATACCCGCGCGAAATACGGCTTCGACGCCAGCACCTGCGCGGTACTGACTTCGCTGAACGAACAATCCGCGGACATCGCGCAAGGCGTCAACGCCGCGCTCGAAAGCCGCGACGGCAAAGACGTCCTGCAAGAAAACGCGGACATCGGCGCCGGAGACCAAGGGCTGATGTTCGGTTTCGCGACGAACGAAACGCCGGAACTGATGCCGCTTCCGATCGCGCTGGCTCACCGTCTGTCCCGCCGGTTGTCGGAAGTGCGCAAAAACGGCACGCTCGACTACCTGCGCCCGGACGGCAAGACGCAAGTCACGATCGAATACGAGGACGGCAAGCCGGTTCGCGTCGATACGATCGTCATCTCGACCCAGCACGCCGAGGAAGTGACGCTCGAGCAAATCCAGCAGGATATCCGCGCGCACGTCATTGCGCCGGTCGTTCCGGAAGAGTGGCTGGATAAGGAAACGAAATATTTCATTAACCCGACCGGACGCTTCGTCATCGGCGGCCCGCAAGGCGACGCCGGTCTCACTGGCCGCAAAATTATCGTCGACACGTACGGCGGCTATGCCCGCCATGGCGGCGGCGCGTTTTCCGGCAAGGATCCGACCAAGGTCGACCGCTCGGCGGCGTATGCCGCTCGTTACGTGGCGAAGAACATCGTGGCGGCGGGCCTTGCGGACAAATGCGAAATCCAGCTTGCCTACGCGATCGGCGTCGCGACGCCGGTTTCCATCAATGTGGACACCTACGGCACCGGCAAGGTTCCCGAAGAAAAGCTCGTGGAGCTGATCCGCGAAAACTTCGACCTTCGTCCGGCCGGCATCATCAAGATGCTCGATTTGCGCCGTCCGATCTACCGTCAAACGGCCGCTTACGGCCACTTTGGCCGCAACGACCTCGACCTTCCTTGGGAACGGTTGGATAAGGTCGAGCTGCTGAAGAAAGGCGCCGTATTGGCTTAA